One stretch of Roseimicrobium sp. ORNL1 DNA includes these proteins:
- a CDS encoding sialate O-acetylesterase codes for MKPTFIIMALSALVCVDAVALEKKPLKVYILAGQSNMEGHAKVETFDYIGDDAATAPLLKMMRGPDGNPAVCEGAWISYLTGVGQNNGEGVGKLTAGYGSRRNPQEDGGKIGPEFTFGLTMDAAHTEPVLIIKTAWGGKSLHTDFRPPSAGVYKLNDYQKKLYYGPPGHGVPKNMNLWLAEKSRDTGHHYRMMVDHVKKVLADPKRACPAYDPAQGYEIAGFVWLQGWNDMVDGHTYPARGKPGRFDLYSNLLKHFIRDVRRDLDAPTMPFVIGVMGVGGVKAEMDTVEFRKAMAAPASLPEFKGNVFAVETAPFWSEELDAIDKKHAKVRQMRGLLDSKHKDYSHADGTMTEEQKRQYMKKFEGELMSEAEVALWNRGASNAGYHYLGCAKTFALMGRAFAEALLANEKSKL; via the coding sequence ATGAAACCAACATTCATCATCATGGCGCTTTCCGCGCTCGTTTGCGTTGACGCTGTCGCGTTGGAAAAGAAGCCGCTGAAAGTGTACATCCTCGCTGGGCAGTCAAATATGGAGGGGCACGCCAAAGTCGAGACCTTTGATTACATCGGCGATGATGCAGCAACCGCGCCGCTGCTGAAGATGATGCGGGGCCCGGATGGGAACCCGGCGGTATGTGAAGGAGCGTGGATTTCGTATCTCACGGGTGTGGGCCAGAACAACGGAGAAGGTGTGGGCAAACTCACGGCTGGCTACGGTTCAAGGAGAAATCCACAGGAGGACGGCGGGAAAATCGGGCCGGAGTTCACTTTCGGGCTCACGATGGACGCGGCGCACACGGAGCCGGTTTTGATCATTAAGACAGCCTGGGGAGGAAAGAGCCTGCATACAGATTTTCGTCCGCCGAGTGCGGGTGTGTACAAGCTCAATGACTACCAGAAAAAACTGTACTATGGTCCGCCAGGACATGGCGTTCCCAAGAATATGAATTTGTGGCTCGCCGAAAAGAGCCGCGATACCGGGCACCATTACCGGATGATGGTGGACCACGTGAAGAAAGTGCTGGCTGACCCCAAGCGGGCCTGCCCGGCGTATGATCCGGCTCAAGGCTACGAAATTGCCGGTTTTGTCTGGCTGCAAGGCTGGAATGACATGGTTGATGGACACACCTATCCGGCTCGCGGCAAACCTGGTCGCTTCGATCTCTATAGCAATCTCCTAAAGCACTTTATCCGGGATGTGCGCCGTGACCTTGATGCTCCGACTATGCCGTTCGTTATCGGTGTGATGGGCGTGGGAGGCGTGAAGGCAGAGATGGATACGGTGGAGTTTCGCAAGGCGATGGCAGCACCGGCATCACTTCCGGAGTTCAAAGGTAACGTTTTTGCCGTGGAAACCGCACCTTTCTGGTCTGAGGAACTCGACGCGATTGATAAGAAGCATGCCAAAGTCCGTCAGATGCGAGGCCTGCTGGACTCAAAGCACAAAGATTACTCCCACGCCGACGGGACAATGACCGAGGAGCAGAAACGCCAATACATGAAAAAATTCGAGGGGGAACTCATGTCTGAAGCCGAAGTGGCCCTATGGAATCGAGGAGCCTCAAACGCGGGATATCATTACCTCGGATGCGCAAAAACATTTGCATTGATGGGTCGAGCCTTCGCCGAGGCCTTGCTGGCAAACGAAAAGTCAAAATTGTAG
- a CDS encoding arylsulfatase, translating into MAAPNVLLILADDLGYGDLRCYNDQSKVATPHIDRLASEGMRFTDAHSPATVCTPTRYSLMTGQMAFRVPNGGTVFTGVGGPSLIATGRLTLPGMLRSKGYSTACIGKWHVGLTFFDNEGHPVNAGGLDAVRRVDFSRRIQGGPADHGFDFFFGTACCPTTDWLYAFIENDRVPVPPTRLVDKGSLPKHAYANDCRPGFIAPDFPMEEVDIVFLRRSREFLEKHVSQSPGKPFFLFHSTQAVHLPSFPAPQFKGATKAGPHGDFIYELDWIVGELLATLERLRIAEDTVVILTSDNGPEVTSVVHMRSDHGHDGARPWRGMKRDAWEGGHRVPFIVRWPGKVKPGSTSSQLTGLTDVMATVASVVGADLPNQAAEDSFNMLPAWLGTAEGQIRPFLIQQAAGGARTLSIRRGDWKLMDHNGSGGNRYDASP; encoded by the coding sequence GTGGCCGCTCCTAACGTTCTCCTGATCCTGGCGGACGACCTCGGTTACGGTGACCTCCGCTGCTACAACGACCAGTCGAAGGTGGCCACGCCTCACATCGATCGGCTCGCGAGCGAAGGGATGCGATTCACGGACGCGCACAGTCCGGCCACGGTATGCACGCCCACTCGATACAGCTTGATGACGGGGCAGATGGCGTTTCGTGTGCCAAATGGAGGCACGGTTTTCACCGGTGTCGGCGGACCGTCGCTCATTGCCACGGGAAGGCTCACGCTGCCCGGCATGTTGCGCTCCAAAGGCTACAGCACAGCTTGCATAGGCAAGTGGCACGTCGGCCTCACCTTCTTTGATAACGAGGGACATCCGGTGAACGCCGGTGGTCTCGATGCAGTGAGACGCGTCGACTTCTCGCGCCGCATCCAGGGAGGGCCCGCGGATCACGGGTTCGATTTCTTTTTCGGCACAGCTTGCTGTCCCACCACAGATTGGCTCTATGCCTTCATCGAAAATGACCGGGTGCCCGTGCCACCGACGAGGCTCGTCGACAAAGGGTCTTTGCCGAAGCATGCCTACGCCAACGACTGCCGCCCCGGCTTCATTGCTCCAGATTTTCCGATGGAGGAAGTGGACATCGTTTTTCTAAGAAGGAGTCGCGAGTTCCTTGAGAAGCATGTCAGCCAGTCACCTGGCAAGCCGTTCTTCCTCTTTCATTCCACGCAAGCCGTGCATCTTCCTTCGTTTCCTGCTCCGCAGTTTAAAGGCGCAACCAAAGCAGGACCGCATGGCGACTTCATCTATGAACTCGATTGGATTGTGGGAGAGTTGCTTGCCACTCTCGAAAGACTTCGGATTGCGGAGGATACTGTAGTCATTTTAACCAGCGACAATGGCCCGGAAGTCACTAGCGTGGTCCATATGCGCTCTGACCACGGTCATGATGGCGCGCGACCCTGGCGCGGCATGAAGCGCGACGCTTGGGAAGGAGGGCACCGCGTCCCTTTTATCGTTCGCTGGCCCGGCAAGGTGAAGCCTGGTTCGACGAGCTCGCAGCTTACCGGTCTCACCGATGTGATGGCGACCGTTGCCTCCGTAGTCGGCGCCGACCTTCCGAACCAGGCCGCGGAAGACAGTTTCAACATGCTGCCTGCCTGGTTGGGGACAGCAGAAGGCCAAATCCGCCCCTTTCTAATTCAGCAAGCCGCTGGCGGGGCGCGCACGCTTTCCATCAGACGCGGCGATTGGAAGTTGATGGATCACAACGGCTCGGGCGGAAATCGATACGACGCCTCCCCTTAG
- a CDS encoding cis-3-hydroxy-L-proline dehydratase has product MKISRVLAYRVKLPLREGSYKWSGGKSVTVFDSTVVRIETDVGLVGHGEVCPLGPFYLPAYAEGVRTGLRELGPHLIGEDPRQLVKLNRHMDAALKGHPYVKSGVDIACWDILGQACGLPVCELLGGRYADKVQLYRAISQESPDEMAAKVAGYRAEGYRRFQLKVGGDPDVDIERIRAVAAKLQTGDRLVADANTGWVQHEAIRVAKAVKDVDVYIEQPCLTYEECLAVRRQIPHPFVLDENIDDLGILLRAKADLGMDVVNLKISKLGGLTKTKQARDLCVSMGIAMTLEDSWGGDIATAAIAHLAQSTPAEFLFTTTDFNSYVTVSTAEGAPQRLHGHMGASTKPGLGITPKTEVLGPPVLSLP; this is encoded by the coding sequence ATGAAAATTTCCCGCGTTCTTGCCTACCGTGTTAAACTACCGCTGCGTGAGGGCTCCTACAAGTGGAGTGGGGGCAAGTCCGTGACTGTGTTTGACAGCACAGTCGTGCGCATTGAGACGGACGTCGGCCTTGTGGGTCATGGCGAAGTATGCCCTCTCGGGCCGTTTTATCTGCCAGCCTATGCCGAAGGTGTCCGGACAGGCTTGCGTGAACTCGGTCCACACCTCATTGGCGAAGACCCGCGTCAGCTCGTAAAGCTGAACCGCCACATGGACGCCGCTCTCAAGGGGCATCCGTATGTGAAGAGCGGAGTGGACATTGCCTGCTGGGATATCCTGGGGCAGGCTTGCGGTCTTCCGGTATGTGAACTGCTTGGCGGACGGTACGCCGACAAGGTGCAGCTTTACCGTGCCATTTCACAGGAATCGCCGGATGAGATGGCGGCGAAAGTGGCCGGCTACCGGGCGGAAGGCTACCGTCGGTTCCAGCTCAAAGTCGGAGGTGATCCGGACGTGGACATCGAGCGCATTCGCGCCGTTGCCGCGAAGCTCCAAACCGGGGACCGTCTCGTGGCGGACGCGAATACAGGATGGGTCCAACATGAGGCCATCCGTGTCGCCAAGGCGGTGAAGGACGTGGACGTCTACATTGAGCAGCCGTGTCTCACCTACGAAGAGTGCCTCGCAGTGCGACGGCAGATTCCACATCCATTCGTGCTCGACGAAAACATCGACGATCTCGGCATCCTGTTGCGCGCAAAGGCAGACCTTGGGATGGACGTGGTGAACTTGAAGATCAGCAAACTTGGCGGACTCACGAAAACCAAACAGGCTCGCGACCTCTGTGTCAGCATGGGCATCGCCATGACGCTGGAGGACTCATGGGGTGGTGACATCGCCACGGCCGCCATCGCGCACCTGGCGCAAAGCACGCCTGCGGAGTTCCTGTTCACCACCACGGACTTCAACAGCTACGTCACCGTGAGCACAGCCGAGGGCGCTCCGCAGCGCCTCCACGGCCACATGGGCGCGAGCACGAAGCCAGGTCTCGGTATCACTCCAAAAACGGAAGTGCTCGGACCGCCGGTCCTCTCCCTGCCATGA